Below is a window of 'Nostoc azollae' 0708 DNA.
TCAATCGGATTTTTCACCCGTGAAACATTAATCACACCACTAAACCGCCTTGATGTACCATCCATCAGAGAAGCACTCATACGGATTTGAGCATCAGATTGTAAAACAGAACCAGTACCAGCATTAAAATGGGGGTTATCTTCCAACATTTGACAACCCCGGACTACAGCCTCGGAAGCGCTTACACCTGTCACCAAGAGTGAATAGACTTCCTCTATTACAGCATGGAGCGATCGCCTTACAGTCTCCAATCCTCCCTTACCTTGGAGAGAACTACCAGCCCCACCATGAATAATTAACTTAGGTTGTACCTGTAACTTCATCTATTTGTTTTTGTGTAGCTTTAACAGTTATCAGTTATCAATTGTCAACTGTCAATTATTTTCTCAGTCAACAATAAAAATTCACCTATCCCCTTTAGCTTCAGAAGGACAACGACGGTAACGTTCTGAGCAGTATTTAACTTCATCCCAACAATCTTGCCATTTTTTCCGCCAAGTGAAGGGGCGTTAGCATACTGGACAAATTTTTTGAGGCAAGTCAGATTTAGAACGAGTACGTCCCATAAAAACTTTAGATTTTAGATTTTGGCATGAAGTATTTAAAACATAGCTTACTCCTGGCTCAATATTGAGGCTGAAGTCCTTCCCAAGGTATTACCTAAAGTATTTCCTTCCCAATGATGAGGTGCTAAAGGCAATATTAAACGACTGACTACTTGAGTATCTCGTAACTGATATATCTGTAATTCTCCTCCTAATTGCTTGATTAGTTGTCGACAAATTAGTAAATGCAAACCTGGTGGTTGATTGAGATGCGACGAAGCAAGTACATCATTGGATGTATTATCATTTAGCTCTGCTAGTAGCTGTTGATCAACAATGCCATTATCTATAATTGATATTTCCAGTAATCGCTCATCTATGGGACGACACCAAATATCAACTCTGTCACCTATTGGAGAAGGTTTACACGCATTAGCCAATAATTCATAGATAACTAATTCAATCTTCACAATGTCGCCAGCTGTAGCCAATGGAGATGGCCTAGGCGAAGTGATTAGCTCTCCAGATGAGGAAGTATTTTTGGGTGATTCTACTTCTTCTAGGGGTTTTCCTAAACCATGTACACCTATCCAAAGTTGTTGCTGCTTAACTACAGCATCTACTCTTTCAGTGGCTCGTTTTAACAAACCACAAATTGTCATAGTTTCCCAACTAAGATGTAATTGCCACTGCTCTTGTTTGATGACTCCTGTCATTGAGTTGGCAATGTAATTTAACTGCCGCAAGACGAGCTTATAACGCATTTGAGTTAGTTCATCGCTGGGAATACCCAAATCACGAATTTGAGCCAGTACCAACCCTGACATTCTATGAATTTCTTCTAGACGACCATGTTTGTACCAGTTGAGTTCTCGTAATTCTTCAGTATTGAATTTGAGGTTTTGAATGGTTTTTTGTTGACTGTGCCACCAAGCTAATTGAGTAATAAGAGTTACTGTAGCACTGAGTCCAAGTTCTGACTATTCTTTTTCTCCATAATCTGCCATCAATACTATACCTGTGGGCTCAGAATCATCTGTACTATGTAATGCCATGACAAATACTCGACTCCGGTCAGGAATAGCTAACCATTGCCTTGTTTCTACTGGCAAATCATAACCTTGAAAAATCAAATAACTCTGATGTGCCAATGCCAACTCAATGAGAACATCTCTGTTGATGAAAATCCGTACATCTGCAATAACGCTAAATTGATAATTGGTAGTTACACCGTAAATAATTTCCGCCCGATTCTGACCTTGATTCCAGGTGAGGATGATAGCGAGGGGACATTGCAAAACAGTGGCTATTTCTGTGAGAGCATTTGACTCGGTTGTGTCAGTTTCAGATTGAATGAGTATGTTTGGGTATTTTTTAAAAATTTTGGCGATTCTTTGTTGTTCTTGACTGATAATATTGAGCTGTCCATTCCGAACGATAACACCAATATACTGACTGATTACCCACAATAATTGTTTTTCCAGAGTTGTCCAAGCACGATGACTGTTATGAGTAATTATCATTAATAGGTCAGGTTTATGACCTTGAATGCAGTTGCAAATCAAAAGTGATCGCACACCATTTTATAATAACTGTTTATGCCAACTCAATAAACGTAGATCATGTTCTAGGGCTTCAATATCTATCGCTTGTTTGGCATTTTTCAACAGATTAAAATCTATCTCTGACAGAGGGGTAGGGGTAAATTTCCAAATGGGGCGATTATTTAATACCCCTTGGTAAATCACTTGATAAATATCTTGATTATAATCATACTCTAACAGCAAAAATCGCGTTGCCACTAGTTGTTCTAAAAGTCCTGTAGAACAAGGATGCAAGGTTTATTGTAAATCTTGCTCTTGATATACTGCTTGGGCAAATTTGAGCGTTAGTTGGTAACTTTGTTGAATTTGCTTGATAGTAGTTTCTATTTTGTCTGTGGGAACTCTTAAGGAGAGTAACGCAGCGACACCTTGAATAAAATTTTGATCTGCTTGGTTCCAAATTCGTGGGTTGGTGATTTCTACAGCCACAAAGCCAAGTAAGTCTTTTTGCCAGATGATAGGAGCTGCTAGGAAAGAAAGGACTCCTAACCGTTGTAACAGTTTACCTTGGGCATGGCTTTTCAGGGAACTGCTGGATTCACTGATCCAGACTAGTTGGTTAACCGCTAAAGCATAATACACATCGCCTAACTCTTGCACTGTTATGCCTGCATCAGCAGGCATAACAGTGCAATCCCTACCTATATTTACCAATTGACTGCCCATGCGACACCAAAAATAGTGTCCTTCCCTTTCAAACCAGTAGGTATTTGTGCGAGTGGGAGAGATAAATTGATGGGTTGCGTCTACTAACGCTTCTAGCTTTTTATTGAGTTGGTCGGAGGATCGTAAATTTTCTACTAGTTTTAGTAATAACTCCGTGGTAGAATTATTGGGGTTGTTTTACAGATTGTTTTCCTTTTGATTTTGCTCCAGCACTACCCCCAGTTCACCTATCACTATCAAGAGTTTTGCTCTTGTGTCTCCAGCCAGTAAATATCCCCACTGTTGTGAACCCAATAATACCACACCTAAGCAATTGTCTTTATACCGAATGGGTAAGATAATTTTCCCCTGGATATTATATTTAGCAGCTACCTCTTGCCATTC
It encodes the following:
- a CDS encoding ATP-binding protein, producing the protein MSGLVLAQIRDLGIPSDELTQMRYKLVLRQLNYIANSMTGVIKQEQWQLHLSWETMTICGLLKRATERVDAVVKQQQLWIGVHGLGKPLEEVESPKNTSSSGELITSPRPSPLATAGDIVKIELVIYELLANACKPSPIGDRVDIWCRPIDERLLEISIIDNGIVDQQLLAELNDNTSNDVLASSHLNQPPGLHLLICRQLIKQLGGELQIYQLRDTQVVSRLILPLAPHHWEGNTLGNTLGRTSASILSQE
- a CDS encoding GAF domain-containing protein; amino-acid sequence: MPADAGITVQELGDVYYALAVNQLVWISESSSSLKSHAQGKLLQRLGVLSFLAAPIIWQKDLLGFVAVEITNPRIWNQADQNFIQGVAALLSLRVPTDKIETTIKQIQQSYQLTLKFAQAVYQEQDLQ